In a single window of the Rhizobiaceae bacterium genome:
- a CDS encoding ABC transporter permease: MLRYIVWRIAMMVPTLLIISALVFTIIELPPGDYFESYAAELKAQGEDVDTEYLDTLRKEYNFDKPPVIRYFYWLGGMLQGDFGYSFEYQLPVTEVVGDRMWLTVLVSFVTILFTWLIAFPIGIYSATHQYSWGDYGLTFLGLLGIAIPNFMLALILMYFANIWFGVSIGHLMDLQYLGQPMSWAKARSIMDHLWIPVIIVGTAGTAGMIRRLRANLLDELQKQYVVTARSKGLSPFRTLIKYPLRMSLNFFISDIGSILPAIISGAEITAIVLSLETTGPMLIKALQSQDMYLAGSFLMFLAFLTVIGVLISDLALALLDPRIRLQGGSTK, from the coding sequence ATGCTGCGTTATATCGTCTGGCGCATCGCAATGATGGTCCCCACATTGCTGATCATTTCCGCGCTGGTGTTCACAATCATCGAACTGCCGCCCGGCGACTATTTCGAAAGCTATGCGGCAGAACTCAAGGCGCAGGGCGAAGACGTCGACACGGAATATCTCGATACCCTGCGCAAGGAGTACAATTTCGACAAACCGCCCGTGATCCGATATTTCTATTGGCTCGGTGGCATGCTGCAAGGCGATTTCGGTTATTCTTTCGAATATCAGTTGCCGGTGACGGAGGTCGTCGGCGACCGCATGTGGCTCACCGTGCTGGTGTCGTTCGTCACGATCCTTTTCACCTGGCTGATCGCCTTTCCGATCGGCATTTATTCCGCCACCCACCAATATAGCTGGGGCGACTACGGCCTGACGTTTCTCGGCCTTCTCGGCATCGCGATCCCGAACTTCATGCTCGCGTTGATCCTGATGTATTTCGCCAACATCTGGTTCGGCGTTTCAATCGGGCACCTGATGGACCTGCAATATCTCGGCCAGCCAATGAGCTGGGCGAAGGCCAGGTCCATCATGGATCACTTATGGATTCCGGTCATCATCGTGGGCACGGCGGGGACTGCGGGCATGATCCGAAGGCTGCGCGCCAACCTGCTGGACGAATTGCAGAAGCAATATGTGGTGACGGCGCGCTCCAAGGGTCTTTCCCCCTTCCGGACGCTCATCAAATATCCGCTGCGCATGTCGCTGAACTTCTTCATCTCGGACATCGGTTCGATCCTTCCCGCGATCATCTCGGGTGCGGAAATCACGGCGATCGTGCTTTCCCTTGAAACGACCGGACCCATGCTCATAAAGGCCCTGCAAAGCCAGGACATGTACCTTGCAGGGTCCTTCCTGATGTTCCTCGCATTCCTTACAGTCATCGGCGTGTTGATCTCCGACCTCGCCCTGGCATTGCTCGATCCCCGGATACGCTTGCAGGGCGGAAGCACGAAATGA
- a CDS encoding ABC transporter permease: MTDSSLPAPGAPLKHYVSTAPFDPMSVEAMTAEQERVYQASQIKLMWWKFRRHKLALWSGIFLLCLYTMILFCEFLAPYNLHTRNVDYIYSPPQRIRLFDNGNFIGPFVYGRQMTLDIENLRRIYRDDPSDVQPIRFFCRGDPYYFWGLIPGDLHLVCPAENGNMFLLGTDRLGRDVLSRIIYGARISLTIGLVGIAFSFLLGIVIGGLAGYKGGIFDLIVQRIIEVLQSIPSIPLWMALAAIMPVTWSPILIYFGITLILGLLDWTGLARAVRSKLLALREEDYVLAAQLMGAKTSRIIGKHLIPGFMSHLIATATISIPGMILGETALSFLGLGLRPPITSWGILLTEARSVSTIAFYPWLLFPMIPVIFVILAFNFLGDGLRDAADPYR, translated from the coding sequence ATGACGGATTCATCCCTTCCCGCGCCGGGCGCACCGCTCAAGCACTACGTCTCTACCGCGCCATTCGATCCGATGTCGGTCGAAGCAATGACAGCGGAGCAGGAACGCGTCTATCAGGCATCGCAGATCAAACTCATGTGGTGGAAGTTCCGACGCCACAAGCTGGCGCTTTGGTCGGGCATCTTCCTGCTCTGCCTCTATACGATGATCCTGTTTTGCGAGTTTCTTGCGCCCTACAATCTGCACACGCGCAACGTGGATTACATCTATTCGCCGCCGCAACGCATCCGGCTGTTCGACAACGGCAATTTCATCGGGCCTTTCGTCTACGGGCGGCAGATGACGCTCGACATAGAGAACCTGCGTCGCATCTATCGCGACGATCCCAGCGACGTGCAGCCCATTCGCTTTTTCTGCCGCGGCGATCCGTATTATTTCTGGGGCTTGATTCCGGGTGACCTCCATCTCGTCTGCCCGGCGGAAAACGGCAATATGTTCCTGCTGGGGACCGACCGCCTGGGACGAGACGTGCTCTCGCGCATCATCTACGGAGCGCGCATATCGCTGACGATCGGCCTTGTCGGCATTGCCTTCAGCTTCCTGCTCGGCATCGTCATCGGTGGGCTGGCCGGTTACAAGGGCGGCATTTTCGACCTGATCGTCCAACGCATCATCGAGGTCCTTCAATCCATCCCCAGCATTCCGCTCTGGATGGCGCTTGCGGCCATCATGCCGGTCACCTGGAGCCCGATCCTGATCTATTTCGGCATTACCCTCATTCTCGGCCTGCTGGATTGGACCGGACTTGCACGCGCCGTGCGCTCGAAGCTGCTCGCGCTGCGCGAGGAGGACTATGTGCTTGCCGCCCAGTTGATGGGGGCGAAGACAAGCCGGATCATCGGCAAACACCTCATTCCCGGCTTCATGTCTCACCTGATCGCCACAGCGACCATCTCAATTCCGGGCATGATCCTCGGCGAAACGGCGTTGAGCTTCCTCGGACTCGGTTTGCGGCCCCCAATCACCAGTTGGGGCATCCTGCTGACCGAAGCGCGCAGCGTCAGCACCATTGCCTTTTATCCGTGGCTGCTCTTCCCGATGATACCGGTGATCTTCGTCATCCTCGCCTTCAACTTCCTCGGCGACGGGTTGCGCGACGCGGCCGACCCCTACCGCTGA
- a CDS encoding class I SAM-dependent methyltransferase, whose protein sequence is MKLTRLDKLRLRLVAQDACLGWAFREIEAMPGVVFELGLGHGRTYDHLRTHLPDRDIYVFDRELDCFEDCTPPENRMIVGDMRDTVPAAAERFAGQVALLHADTGSYGDEHNSAMQQLLSAAVAPALAPGGLLVSDLNLDVPGTQPVPLPPGATEGRYFIYRAQR, encoded by the coding sequence TTGAAACTGACGCGTCTCGACAAATTGCGGCTGCGCCTCGTCGCACAGGATGCCTGCCTTGGCTGGGCATTCAGGGAAATCGAAGCCATGCCCGGCGTGGTATTCGAGTTGGGGCTGGGGCATGGTCGCACATATGACCATCTGCGCACCCACTTGCCCGACCGTGACATTTATGTGTTCGACCGGGAATTGGACTGCTTCGAAGATTGCACTCCTCCGGAAAACAGGATGATCGTCGGCGACATGCGCGACACGGTGCCCGCCGCGGCCGAACGTTTCGCGGGGCAGGTTGCGCTGCTGCACGCCGATACCGGGTCTTATGGCGACGAGCACAATAGCGCCATGCAGCAATTGCTGAGCGCTGCGGTCGCCCCGGCGCTGGCGCCCGGCGGGCTGCTGGTATCGGACTTGAATCTCGACGTTCCGGGAACACAGCCGGTTCCCCTGCCGCCAGGGGCGACAGAGGGAAGATATTTCATCTACCGCGCTCAGCGGTAG
- a CDS encoding SDR family NAD(P)-dependent oxidoreductase → MKILLTGAAGFIGHHTAIRLLERGDAVVGIDNLNDYYAVSLKQDRLTIAERHPRFRFLRLDIGTPNLFDAIGANVDDVDIIVHLAAQAGVRYSMQNPYAYVHSNVLGQVAIMELAARLPKRPTVVYASSSSVYGLGESTPFSESARADKPISVYAATKRAGEMLAHAYEELYGIRSTGLRFFTVYGRYGRPDMAPWLFTDAILKGEPISVFNNGDMLRDFTHVSDIVAGVVGATDRAADATLALEPVYNLGNNKPVKLADFIAAIESAARRKAVVEFKPKPPGDVTVTYADISLAERDLGFSPKTSIEAGMADFVEWFRSYEKGETG, encoded by the coding sequence ATGAAGATCCTGCTCACCGGAGCCGCCGGCTTCATTGGTCATCACACCGCGATCCGCCTGCTGGAGCGCGGTGATGCCGTCGTCGGGATCGACAATCTTAACGACTATTATGCCGTCAGCCTCAAGCAGGACCGGCTGACCATAGCCGAGCGGCACCCACGCTTCCGTTTCCTTCGGCTCGACATTGGAACCCCCAACCTGTTCGACGCCATCGGCGCAAATGTCGACGATGTCGACATTATCGTGCACCTCGCGGCACAGGCGGGTGTCCGCTATTCGATGCAGAACCCTTACGCCTATGTCCATTCCAACGTTCTTGGGCAGGTGGCGATCATGGAACTGGCGGCGAGGCTGCCCAAGCGCCCGACTGTCGTCTATGCCAGTTCGTCTTCGGTGTATGGGCTGGGCGAGAGCACGCCCTTTTCCGAGAGTGCGCGTGCGGACAAGCCGATATCGGTCTATGCTGCAACCAAGCGCGCGGGCGAGATGCTGGCCCATGCCTATGAGGAGCTTTACGGAATCCGATCCACGGGCCTGCGCTTTTTCACTGTCTACGGACGGTACGGGCGGCCCGACATGGCGCCGTGGCTGTTCACCGACGCCATCCTGAAGGGCGAACCGATATCGGTGTTCAACAACGGCGACATGCTGCGCGATTTCACCCATGTCAGCGATATCGTCGCTGGCGTGGTTGGCGCGACAGACCGGGCAGCGGATGCCACGCTTGCCCTCGAACCCGTCTATAATCTCGGCAACAACAAGCCGGTCAAGCTGGCTGACTTCATCGCCGCCATCGAGAGTGCGGCGCGACGCAAGGCGGTGGTCGAGTTCAAGCCGAAGCCGCCGGGCGACGTGACGGTGACCTATGCGGATATTTCGCTAGCCGAACGGGACTTGGGGTTCTCGCCGAAAACCTCCATCGAAGCCGGGATGGCCGACTTCGTCGAATGGTTCAGGTCGTATGAAAAGGGTGAGACAGGCTAG
- a CDS encoding UDP-glucose/GDP-mannose dehydrogenase family protein encodes MQLTIFGTGYVGLVTAACLADVGHNVACIDIDAKRIAALNDGYIPIYEPGLKELVIRNAEAGRLSFSTDSARGVRHGEIIFVAVGTPAMEDGSADVRAVQAVADTIGKHIESYKVVVNKSTVPVGSAEMVEARIRDAQRARGANVEFDVCSNPEFLKEGSAVEDFMRPARIIVGTSSQRVRDAMQECYAPYNRNHDKLMTMDVRAAELTKYAANAMLATKISFMNEIANIAERLGADIEQVRRGIGSDPRIGYQFIYPGCGYGGSCFPKDVRALAKVAHDNGHRPELLDAVESVNERQKSQLFDKLSLALDGEIKGRRIAVWGLAFKPNTDDMREAPSRALIESIFAAGGSVSAFDPESMDETRKIYGERPDLQLAKNAEDAAKGADALVICTEWKQFRIADFEWLKKNLRNPVIIDGRNLYDPERVRQHGLLYLAVGRGDSLRLGEVKSLQDQRKRNVA; translated from the coding sequence GTGCAACTGACGATTTTCGGAACCGGATATGTCGGGCTGGTAACCGCGGCCTGCCTCGCGGACGTCGGACACAACGTCGCGTGCATCGACATCGATGCAAAGCGCATCGCCGCGCTGAATGACGGCTATATCCCGATTTATGAACCGGGCCTCAAGGAGCTGGTCATTCGCAATGCCGAGGCCGGACGCCTGAGCTTCTCGACAGATTCAGCCCGTGGCGTGCGTCACGGCGAGATCATTTTCGTGGCCGTCGGGACGCCAGCCATGGAAGACGGTTCGGCGGATGTCCGGGCTGTCCAGGCCGTGGCCGATACGATCGGCAAGCATATCGAGAGCTACAAGGTCGTCGTGAACAAATCGACCGTGCCGGTCGGTTCCGCCGAAATGGTCGAGGCACGCATTCGCGACGCCCAGCGCGCGCGCGGCGCAAATGTCGAGTTCGACGTTTGCTCCAACCCGGAATTCCTGAAGGAAGGCAGCGCGGTCGAGGATTTCATGCGGCCTGCCCGCATCATTGTCGGCACGTCGTCGCAGCGGGTCCGCGATGCGATGCAGGAGTGCTATGCGCCCTATAACCGCAATCACGACAAGCTGATGACCATGGATGTGCGCGCCGCGGAGCTGACGAAATATGCAGCTAATGCGATGCTTGCGACCAAGATCAGCTTCATGAACGAAATCGCCAACATTGCCGAACGCCTCGGCGCCGACATCGAGCAGGTGCGGCGCGGCATTGGCTCCGATCCTCGCATCGGCTACCAGTTCATCTATCCCGGCTGCGGCTATGGCGGATCGTGCTTCCCGAAAGACGTGCGCGCTTTGGCAAAGGTGGCTCACGACAACGGCCATCGCCCCGAACTGCTGGATGCGGTGGAATCCGTCAACGAACGGCAGAAGAGCCAATTGTTTGACAAGCTTTCGCTCGCGTTGGATGGCGAGATCAAGGGTCGCCGGATCGCGGTGTGGGGGCTGGCGTTCAAGCCCAATACGGACGATATGCGCGAGGCGCCGAGCAGGGCGCTGATCGAATCGATCTTTGCGGCGGGCGGCTCCGTGAGCGCCTTCGATCCTGAATCGATGGACGAAACCCGGAAGATCTACGGCGAGCGCCCCGACCTGCAACTGGCAAAGAATGCCGAGGACGCAGCGAAGGGCGCGGACGCGCTGGTCATCTGCACCGAGTGGAAGCAGTTCCGCATCGCCGATTTCGAATGGCTCAAGAAGAACCTTCGCAATCCTGTCATCATCGACGGACGCAACCTGTACGACCCCGAACGGGTACGCCAGCATGGCCTGCTCTATCTCGCGGTCGGTCGCGGCGATTCCCTGCGTCTGGGGGAAGTCAAATCATTGCAGGACCAGCGCAAGCGCAATGTCGCCTGA
- a CDS encoding GlxA family transcriptional regulator, whose translation MDHTTSLRCGFLALDGFSNMVLASAIEPLRAARDYGGEDRFAWQLLSATGQDVTSSSGIVMRCDASLSQARHLDILFVVAGYGARAHANPALVKALQLAERRIAIMGALDSGSWLLAAAGLLDGYRATIHWQDLGQFAETHLATEVVTDRYAIDRDRVTAGGAGTVTDLMLKLISDRGGGALAFDVSNMFVYDSRQRPTEQGVGVDTSSPRAPQIARAVAAMRTNVERPVGLAAIAAQAAVSERTLARLFAREFGMGPGRYYQSIRLDAARSLVQETSLSASEIAARTGFASSSCLSRAYKAQFRHSLRDARRSRRVMSRA comes from the coding sequence ATGGATCACACCACTTCCTTGCGCTGCGGTTTCCTTGCGCTGGACGGCTTTTCCAACATGGTGCTGGCAAGCGCCATCGAGCCGCTGCGCGCCGCGCGCGATTATGGCGGCGAGGACCGTTTTGCGTGGCAATTGCTGTCGGCCACCGGACAGGACGTGACAAGTTCGAGCGGCATCGTCATGCGCTGCGATGCGAGCCTGTCACAGGCGCGACATCTGGACATTCTATTCGTTGTCGCCGGTTATGGGGCCCGCGCGCACGCCAACCCGGCGCTGGTCAAGGCACTGCAACTGGCGGAACGGCGCATCGCGATCATGGGCGCACTGGATTCTGGTTCCTGGCTACTGGCCGCGGCGGGATTGCTGGACGGCTACAGGGCGACCATACATTGGCAGGACCTCGGACAATTCGCCGAAACGCATCTCGCCACCGAGGTCGTGACCGACCGCTACGCAATCGACCGTGACCGCGTGACGGCGGGCGGTGCGGGCACGGTAACCGACCTCATGCTCAAATTGATCAGCGACAGGGGCGGCGGCGCGCTGGCCTTCGATGTTTCGAACATGTTCGTCTATGACAGCCGGCAACGCCCGACGGAGCAGGGGGTCGGCGTGGACACATCTTCCCCGCGCGCACCGCAGATCGCCCGCGCGGTCGCGGCCATGCGCACCAATGTCGAGCGACCTGTCGGCCTCGCCGCGATTGCAGCGCAGGCAGCCGTCTCCGAGCGCACGCTTGCGCGGCTTTTCGCGCGCGAGTTCGGAATGGGGCCGGGGCGCTACTATCAGAGCATCAGGCTTGATGCCGCCCGCTCCCTCGTGCAGGAGACGTCATTGAGCGCAAGCGAGATTGCGGCGCGCACCGGCTTTGCCTCCAGTTCGTGCCTGTCACGAGCCTACAAGGCACAGTTCCGGCACAGTCTGCGGGATGCTCGCCGTAGCCGTAGGGTGATGAGCCGGGCATAA
- a CDS encoding 3-keto-5-aminohexanoate cleavage protein, protein MNFDVFITCAVTGSGGTADKSDKVPVTPKQIAEACVEAAKEGAAIAHVHVRNPENGGPSRDPALYREVVARVRDSGVDVVLNLTAGMGGDLVLGPPEKPLPLNPAQTDMVGATERLVHVEELLPEICTLDCGTMNFAEADYVMTNTPGMLRAMARRIQECGVKPEIEVFDTGHLVLAKQLVKEGLIEDPVMVQLCMGIPYGAPDDPLTLMALAKSIPDGWTFSAFSIGRIQLPYVAMAALAGGNVRVGLEDNLMLSRGKLATNGQLVERAATILSAMNVNILGPEDVRKKLKLKKRP, encoded by the coding sequence TTGAACTTTGATGTTTTCATCACCTGCGCGGTGACCGGGTCCGGCGGGACCGCCGACAAGAGCGACAAGGTGCCTGTCACACCTAAGCAGATCGCAGAGGCTTGCGTGGAGGCTGCGAAGGAAGGCGCCGCAATCGCCCATGTTCATGTGCGCAACCCCGAGAATGGCGGGCCTTCGCGGGATCCTGCGCTTTATCGCGAAGTCGTTGCGCGTGTCCGCGACAGCGGCGTCGATGTCGTGCTCAACCTCACCGCCGGAATGGGCGGAGACCTGGTGCTTGGTCCCCCTGAAAAGCCCCTGCCCCTCAATCCAGCCCAGACGGACATGGTCGGCGCGACGGAGCGCCTCGTGCATGTTGAGGAACTGCTACCCGAAATCTGCACGCTCGATTGCGGCACAATGAACTTTGCCGAAGCGGACTACGTGATGACCAACACGCCCGGAATGCTGCGGGCAATGGCCCGGCGCATTCAGGAATGCGGCGTGAAGCCGGAAATCGAGGTTTTCGACACGGGCCATCTCGTGCTTGCGAAGCAATTGGTGAAGGAGGGGCTGATCGAGGATCCGGTGATGGTCCAGCTCTGCATGGGTATTCCCTATGGCGCGCCGGATGACCCGCTGACGCTGATGGCGCTTGCGAAATCCATACCGGATGGGTGGACATTTTCCGCTTTCTCGATCGGGCGCATACAATTGCCTTATGTCGCGATGGCGGCGCTGGCCGGCGGCAATGTGCGGGTTGGGCTGGAGGACAATCTGATGCTGTCGCGCGGCAAGCTGGCGACCAACGGCCAGCTGGTCGAGCGCGCCGCGACGATCTTGTCGGCGATGAACGTCAATATCCTCGGCCCGGAGGACGTCCGCAAGAAACTCAAACTGAAGAAGCGGCCATAA